From Scophthalmus maximus strain ysfricsl-2021 chromosome 14, ASM2237912v1, whole genome shotgun sequence, one genomic window encodes:
- the LOC118320601 gene encoding GRIP and coiled-coil domain-containing protein 2 isoform X3 — translation MEQDPDGTGAESAAPSPAGAARSKLDTLSKDDLIKFAKKQIAAMQKMKGKYADLEREVASFKHQSKSSNGSSDDATLIQELTDRMDALLLEKAEVQQSLVMSRKDLERTKKQAKDDLVVLQGKLDHVIEDHQRNIKELESSIKESNNKHQEEVAYFQKLLKEREESDRDSERERERQAEHAGSKESAEEVRRCIEVQLQTLRAELEATHKRKTQEVSELQESHQRDLTEAQQEVENLKEELAQKSLQHEEEMRALEEDCEIERDRLLLLHDELTEQLALKDSYLQDVQEEDEDPTRGSGIAKMLALSGLSQGDSSHVDGEESSRLRAGLDDLQAQNTMLQDELTLLGNVKSELEAELERAREEFQLEREELEFKVNELQMTRESSSADAVMTLDPDHQQVQGEAKDSAVNREEQQKLNQELRDQCETLTRDRDSALAECQHMREILQGVETELVEKTKAFVLQYEAMKEKGAFTLRELQDIVQQLSQERDALLVRVKDVTEENNTLTENMAQQHLKPEGSPGGDQKLQASLDEQTALSRELKLSVEELTRQNEETLAQMQMNEDTTQDLKEMVNTLTEDRDKIQSLLQVREEEMQKLNNDIAKELERLLEEKEREALLLTEEKEKELKCLRKEKEDEVKHLNEEGIKMEESLKEEVKRRQETVAALEQTIKGLAAEKTDLHQKLEEASSELAKAQEERGLSGSKLAALEAQLEQETSDKRHLEVKLNSASEEAEQAHTSNSALEEKMNEVVKNSTDEVEKLRARVDELEQERDLLKSSVEEARGERRPEEVQHELQAHIKDLEQERNSLRYNVKELAKDNEGLQKDLLETKSVGEKISEENQTLQARISLMTEEKEREALLLKEEKEKELKRLRKEKEDEVKHLNEEGIKMEESLKEEVKRRQETVAALEQTIKELAAEKTDLHQKLEEASSELAKAQEERGLSGSKLAALEAQLEQETSDKRHLEVKLNSASEEAEQAHTSNSALEEKMNEVVKNSTDEVEELRARVDELEQERDLLKSSLEEARGERRPEEVQHELQAHIKDLEQERNALRNNVEELAKDNEGLQKDLLDMKSVGEKISEENQTLQARISLMTEEKEEKEKGETENVEKESGDHREQLVEKDSLISQLRIEMAALQESAAQSASSGETAANEITQKIAILEKENKEKNDKMHKIKAVAVKAKKELDVSKKEIATLNEEVESLRADREKVNSSMKDIIHGAEGYKNLQIDYDRQTEQLDKEREKVEAAERQIAELTKRLSSAVTQKETLNGEKEDLLAGVETIRSTVRQLEAQNQELQRHSASLDRDLLAERAMKEQKIKDLSSANKEVEELTAQLHKQQQQSQQTAQELEQLRKEAQQNSLMDMEMADYERLVKDLNTKLSEGDKCADELKTQINVLSQKEDALKQEIKALKSQLDQGDDKTSKMKQLLVKTKKDLADAKKQESSLMMLQASLTGELEANQQQLESLKIEVCELSAERHRQQEQLRSASEQQQRTCSSLQHRINSLLQERDDAKAELVATTGEFEGYKVRVHNVLKQQKTKTTAQSEGETGKLEREHLSSQVDQLKSRLAESQQSLQSSMAELQQLQNEHDTLLERHNKILQETVSKEAELRER, via the exons ATGGAG CAGGACCCCGATGGTACCGGAGCAGAGTCTGCGGCTCCATCACCAGCAGGTGCAGCCAGGTCAAAG CTGGACACGCTGTCCAAAGATGACCTCATCAAGTTTGCCAAGAAGCAGATAGCTGCCATGCAGAAGATGAAGGGCAAGTATGCAG attTGGAAAGAGAAGTTGCATCCTTCAAACATCAATCCAAAAGCAGTAACGGCAGCTCAGATGACGCCACACTGATACAG GAGCTGACGGACAGGATGGACGCCTTGCTGCTGGAGAAGGCAGAAGTTCAGCAGAGTCTCGTGATGTCTCGTAAAGATCTAGAGAGGACCAAGAAGCAAGCAAAg GATGATCTTGTGGTGCTGCAAGGAAAGCTCGACCATGTGATAGAAGACCACCAAAGAAATATCAAGGAGCTGGAAAGCAGTATTAAGGAATCCAACAATAAACACCAAGAGGAAGTGGCTTATTTCCAGAAATTACTTAAAGAGCGAGAAGAGAGTGACCGGGACAGcgaaagggagagggagcgcCAAGCTGAACATGCTGGCTCAAAAGAGAGTGCAGAGGAAGTCCGCCGTTGCATAGAGGTTCAGCTGCAGACCCTTCGAGCTGAACTGGAAGCTACCCACAAGCGCAAAACCCAGGAGGTTTCTGAGCTGCAGGAGAGCCACCAAAGGGATCTGACGGAGGCCcagcaggaggtggagaacCTGAAGGAGGAGCTGGCACAGAAGAGTCTGCAGCACGAGGAGGAAATGAGGGCTCTGGAGGAGGACTGTGAGATCGAGAGGGACCGCCTCCTGTTGCTCCACGACGAGCTGACGGAGCAACTCGCCCTCAAAG acagcTATCTGCAGGATGtacaagaggaagatgaggaccCTACCCGTGGTTCAGGGATCGCCAAAATGCTGGCGCTATCTGGCTTAAGTCAGGGTGATTCCAGTCAtgtggatggagaggagagcagcagactGAGAGCAGGTCTGGACGACCTTCAAGCCCAGAACACCATGCTGCAGGACGAGCTCACCCTGCTCGGTAATGTGAAGAGCGAGCTGGAAGCAGAGCTGGAGAGAGCCAGGGAGGAGTTCCAGttggagagagaagagctggAGTTCAAAGTCAATGAGCTGCAGATGACCAGGGAAAGTAGCTCCGCTGATGCTGTAATGACGCTCGATCCTGACCATCAACAGGTCCAGGGAGAAGCCAAAGACTCAGCAGTGAAtcgagaggagcagcagaagctAAACCAGGAGCTGAGGGACCAATGTGAGACCTTGACAAGGGACAGAGACTCTGCCCTGGCTGAGTGTCAACACATGAGGGAAATACTTCAAGGTGTAGAGACAGAACTGGTCGAGAAGACGAAAGCTTTTGTTCTTCAGTACGAAGCCATGAAGGAGAAGGGAGCTTTTACGCTGCGAGAACTCCAGGACATTGTACAACAGCTCAGCCAAGAGAGAGATGCACTGTTGGTTAGGGTCAAAGATGTTACAGAGGAGAACAATACTCTGACGGAGAACATGGCACAACAACACCTGAAGCCCGAAGGTTCCCCAGGTGGAGACCAGAAACTCCAGGCATCTTTAGATGAACAAACAGCTTTATCCCGTGAGCTGAAACTATCTGTGGAGGAACTAACCAGGCAGAATGAGGAGACACTCGCCCAAATGCAGATGAATGAAGACACGACCCAAGACCTGAAGGAGATGGTCAACACACTGACTGAAGATCGAGACAAAATACAATCCCTGCTTCAGGTGCGAGAAGAGGAAATGCAAAAGCTGAACAATGACATAGCAAAAGAATTAgagaggctgctggaggagaaagagagagaggccctTTTGCTgacggaggagaaagagaaggagctgAAATGcttgagaaaagagaaggaggatgaggtgaaACATCTGAACGAGGAGGGgataaagatggaggagagcctgaaagaggaggtgaaaagAAGGCAGGAGACAGTAGCTGCCTTAGAGCAGACTATAAAAGGGCTTGCAGCAGAAAAGACTGACCTCCATCAGAAACTGGAAGAGGCGTCCTCAGAGCTCGCCAAAGCCCAGGAAGAAAGGGGGCTCTCTGGCTCCAAGCTGGCAGCCCTGGAGGctcagctggagcaggagacgTCTGACAAGCGTCACCTGGAGGTGAAGTTGAACTCTGCgtcagaggaagcagagcaggCCCACACCTCCAACAGCGCCCTGGAAGAGAAGATGAATGAAGTCGTCAAAAATTCCACCGATGAGGTCGAGAAGCTGCGAGCACGAGTAGATGAGCTGGAACAGGAGAGGGATCTTTTGAAATCTAGTGTTGAAGAGGcgcgaggggagaggagaccaGAGGAGGTTCAACACGAGCTCCAGGCCCACATCAAAgacctggagcaggagaggaactCGCTGAGATACAATGTGAAGGAGCTGGCAAAGGACAACGAAGGGCTGCAAAAAGACCTGCTGGAAACGAAGTCAGTCGGCGAGAAGATTAGCGAGGAGAACCAGACTCTGCAGGCTCGAATCTCTCTGATGactgaggagaaagagagagaggcccttttgctgaaggaggagaaagagaaggagctaaaacgcttgagaaaagagaaggaggatgaggtgaaACATCTGAACGAGGAGGGgataaagatggaggagagcctgaaagaggaggtgaaaagAAGGCAGGAGACAGTAGCTGCCTTAGAGCAGACTATCAAAGAGCTTGCCGCAGAAAAGACTGACCTCCATCAGAAACTGGAAGAGGCGTCCTCAGAGCTCGCCAAAGCCCAGGAAGAAAGGGGGCTCTCTGGCTCCAAGCTGGCTGCCCTGGAGGctcagctggagcaggagacgTCTGACAAGCGTCACCTGGAGGTGAAGTTGAACTCTGCgtcagaggaagcagagcaggCCCACACCTCCAACAGCGCCCTGGAAGAGAAGATGAATGAAGTCGTCAAAAATTCCACAGATGAGGTCGAGGAGCTGCGAGCACGAGTAGATGAGCTGGAACAGGAGAGGGATCTTTTGAAGTCTAGTCTTGAAGAGGcgcgaggggagaggagaccaGAGGAGGTTCAACACGAGCTCCAGGCCCACATCAAAgacctggagcaggagaggaacgCGCTGAGAAACAACGTGGAGGAGCTGGCAAAGGACAACGAAGGGCTGCAAAAAGACCTGCTGGATATGAAGTCAGTTGGCGAGAAGATTAGCGAGGAGAACCAGACGCTGCAGGCTCGAATCTCTCTGATGactgaggagaaagaagagaaggagaaaggggaaacagagaatgtggagaaagagagcggAGATCACAGAGAACAGCTGGTGGAGAAAGACTCGCTCATATCTCAGTTGAGGATTGAGATGGCTGCTCTACAG GAGTCTGCAGCCCAATCTGCTTCCTCTGGGGAAACTGCAGCCAATGAGATCACACAGAAAATAG CGATCctggagaaggaaaacaaagaaaagaacgACAAGATGCACAAAATCAAGGCGGTGGCCGTCAAGGCGAAAAAGGAGCTCGACGTCAGTAAGAAAGAG attGCAACCCTCAACGAGGAAGTGGAATCACTGAGGGCCGACAGGGAGAAGGTGAACAGCTCTATGAAAGACATCATCCATGGTGCTGAGGGCTACAAG AATCTGCAGATAGATTACGACAGGCAAACAGAGCAACTggataaggagagagagaaggtggaggcGGCAGAGAGACAGATTGCGGAGCTGACCAAACGACTCAGCAGTGCTgtcacacag AAGGAGACATTGAATGGTGAGAAAGAGGACCTGTTGGCTGGTGTGGAGACCATTAGGAGCACAGTGAGGCAGCTGGAGGCCCAGAaccaggagctgcagagacacTCGGCCAGTCTGGACAGAGACCTGCTGGCTGAGAGGGCGATGAAAGAACAGAAGATCAAG GACTTGTCATCTGCCAACAAGGAGGTAGAAGAGCTGACAGCCCAGCtccacaagcagcagcagcagtctcagCAGACTGCTCAGGAGTTGGAGCAGCTAcgcaag GAGGCGCAGCAGAACTCACTGATGGACATGGAGATGGCCGACTACGAGCGTTTGGTGAAGGACCTCAACACCAAACTCTCGGAGGGAGACAAGTGTGCTGATGAGTTGAAGACTCAGATAAACGTACTCTCCCAGAAGGAGGACGCGCTCAAGCAGGAAATCA AGGCTTTGAAGTCCCAGCTGGACCAGGGGGATGATAAGACCTCCAAGATGAAACAGCTGCTGGTGAAGACCAAGAAGGACTTGGCCGATGCCAAGAAACAG gaGAGCTCGCTCATGATGCTGCAGGCCTCTCTGACaggagagctggaggccaaCCAACAGCAGCTAGAAAGCTTAAAG ATTGAGGTGTGCGAGCTGTCGGCGGAGCGACATCgtcagcaggagcagctgaggTCGGCATCGGAACAGCAACAAAGAACCTGCAGCTCCCTGCAGCATCGCATCAACAgcctgctgcaggagagagacgaTGCTAAG GCTGAGCTTGTGGCAACAACTGGAGAGTTTGAGGGTTACAAGGTGCGAGTTCACAATGTGCTCAAGCAGCAGAAGACCAAAACCACGGCtcagagtgaaggagagactGGCAAACTGGAGAG GGAGCACCTGTCCTCTCAGGTAGACCAGCTGAAGTCCAGGCTGGCAGAAAGCCAGCAGAGCCTCCAGAGCAGCatggcagagctgcagcagctccagaacGAACATGACACTCTTCTGGAGAGACACAATAAAATCCTCCAGGAAACTGTGAGCAAGGAGGCCGAGCTCCGCGAGAGGTGA
- the LOC118320601 gene encoding GRIP and coiled-coil domain-containing protein 2 isoform X1, whose amino-acid sequence MEQDPDGTGAESAAPSPAGAARSKLDTLSKDDLIKFAKKQIAAMQKMKGKYADLEREVASFKHQSKSSNGSSDDATLIQELTDRMDALLLEKAEVQQSLVMSRKDLERTKKQAKDDLVVLQGKLDHVIEDHQRNIKELESSIKESNNKHQEEVAYFQKLLKEREESDRDSERERERQAEHAGSKESAEEVRRCIEVQLQTLRAELEATHKRKTQEVSELQESHQRDLTEAQQEVENLKEELAQKSLQHEEEMRALEEDCEIERDRLLLLHDELTEQLALKDSYLQDVQEEDEDPTRGSGIAKMLALSGLSQGDSSHVDGEESSRLRAGLDDLQAQNTMLQDELTLLGNVKSELEAELERAREEFQLEREELEFKVNELQMTRESSSADAVMTLDPDHQQVQGEAKDSAVNREEQQKLNQELRDQCETLTRDRDSALAECQHMREILQGVETELVEKTKAFVLQYEAMKEKGAFTLRELQDIVQQLSQERDALLVRVKDVTEENNTLTENMAQQHLKPEGSPGGDQKLQASLDEQTALSRELKLSVEELTRQNEETLAQMQMNEDTTQDLKEMVNTLTEDRDKIQSLLQVREEEMQKLNNDIAKELERLLEEKEREALLLTEEKEKELKCLRKEKEDEVKHLNEEGIKMEESLKEEVKRRQETVAALEQTIKGLAAEKTDLHQKLEEASSELAKAQEERGLSGSKLAALEAQLEQETSDKRHLEVKLNSASEEAEQAHTSNSALEEKMNEVVKNSTDEVEKLRARVDELEQERDLLKSSVEEARGERRPEEVQHELQAHIKDLEQERNSLRYNVKELAKDNEGLQKDLLETKSVGEKISEENQTLQARISLMTEEKEREALLLKEEKEKELKRLRKEKEDEVKHLNEEGIKMEESLKEEVKRRQETVAALEQTIKELAAEKTDLHQKLEEASSELAKAQEERGLSGSKLAALEAQLEQETSDKRHLEVKLNSASEEAEQAHTSNSALEEKMNEVVKNSTDEVEELRARVDELEQERDLLKSSLEEARGERRPEEVQHELQAHIKDLEQERNALRNNVEELAKDNEGLQKDLLDMKSVGEKISEENQTLQARISLMTEEKEEKEKGETENVEKESGDHREQLVEKDSLISQLRIEMAALQESAAQSASSGETAANEITQKIAILEKENKEKNDKMHKIKAVAVKAKKELDVSKKEIATLNEEVESLRADREKVNSSMKDIIHGAEGYKNLQIDYDRQTEQLDKEREKVEAAERQIAELTKRLSSAVTQKETLNGEKEDLLAGVETIRSTVRQLEAQNQELQRHSASLDRDLLAERAMKEQKIKDLSSANKEVEELTAQLHKQQQQSQQTAQELEQLRKEAQQNSLMDMEMADYERLVKDLNTKLSEGDKCADELKTQINVLSQKEDALKQEIKALKSQLDQGDDKTSKMKQLLVKTKKDLADAKKQESSLMMLQASLTGELEANQQQLESLKIEVCELSAERHRQQEQLRSASEQQQRTCSSLQHRINSLLQERDDAKAELVATTGEFEGYKVRVHNVLKQQKTKTTAQSEGETGKLEREHLSSQVDQLKSRLAESQQSLQSSMAELQQLQNEHDTLLERHNKILQETVSKEAELRERLLSVQSENMALRSDLSQAQADLLSQVEAQRQAYREQLRKVQDDHRATVETLQSQLTRFEEQLFTLQSQNISVSVQSSRKPLASDPLRRNTDQNQTGLGLVGLNDLQSMAREEGEGMETTESESPSPALTPLPSLEQLLMSPNPKQEPFVWTVEPTKQELSQKLTTATRSMEHMNSLLHETEATNAVLMEQITLLKSEVRRLERNQEREKSVANLEYLKNVLLQFIFLRSGSERQGLLPVIHTMLQLSPEEKSKLAAIAQGEEEGSGSRGSGWTSYLHSWSGIR is encoded by the exons ATGGAG CAGGACCCCGATGGTACCGGAGCAGAGTCTGCGGCTCCATCACCAGCAGGTGCAGCCAGGTCAAAG CTGGACACGCTGTCCAAAGATGACCTCATCAAGTTTGCCAAGAAGCAGATAGCTGCCATGCAGAAGATGAAGGGCAAGTATGCAG attTGGAAAGAGAAGTTGCATCCTTCAAACATCAATCCAAAAGCAGTAACGGCAGCTCAGATGACGCCACACTGATACAG GAGCTGACGGACAGGATGGACGCCTTGCTGCTGGAGAAGGCAGAAGTTCAGCAGAGTCTCGTGATGTCTCGTAAAGATCTAGAGAGGACCAAGAAGCAAGCAAAg GATGATCTTGTGGTGCTGCAAGGAAAGCTCGACCATGTGATAGAAGACCACCAAAGAAATATCAAGGAGCTGGAAAGCAGTATTAAGGAATCCAACAATAAACACCAAGAGGAAGTGGCTTATTTCCAGAAATTACTTAAAGAGCGAGAAGAGAGTGACCGGGACAGcgaaagggagagggagcgcCAAGCTGAACATGCTGGCTCAAAAGAGAGTGCAGAGGAAGTCCGCCGTTGCATAGAGGTTCAGCTGCAGACCCTTCGAGCTGAACTGGAAGCTACCCACAAGCGCAAAACCCAGGAGGTTTCTGAGCTGCAGGAGAGCCACCAAAGGGATCTGACGGAGGCCcagcaggaggtggagaacCTGAAGGAGGAGCTGGCACAGAAGAGTCTGCAGCACGAGGAGGAAATGAGGGCTCTGGAGGAGGACTGTGAGATCGAGAGGGACCGCCTCCTGTTGCTCCACGACGAGCTGACGGAGCAACTCGCCCTCAAAG acagcTATCTGCAGGATGtacaagaggaagatgaggaccCTACCCGTGGTTCAGGGATCGCCAAAATGCTGGCGCTATCTGGCTTAAGTCAGGGTGATTCCAGTCAtgtggatggagaggagagcagcagactGAGAGCAGGTCTGGACGACCTTCAAGCCCAGAACACCATGCTGCAGGACGAGCTCACCCTGCTCGGTAATGTGAAGAGCGAGCTGGAAGCAGAGCTGGAGAGAGCCAGGGAGGAGTTCCAGttggagagagaagagctggAGTTCAAAGTCAATGAGCTGCAGATGACCAGGGAAAGTAGCTCCGCTGATGCTGTAATGACGCTCGATCCTGACCATCAACAGGTCCAGGGAGAAGCCAAAGACTCAGCAGTGAAtcgagaggagcagcagaagctAAACCAGGAGCTGAGGGACCAATGTGAGACCTTGACAAGGGACAGAGACTCTGCCCTGGCTGAGTGTCAACACATGAGGGAAATACTTCAAGGTGTAGAGACAGAACTGGTCGAGAAGACGAAAGCTTTTGTTCTTCAGTACGAAGCCATGAAGGAGAAGGGAGCTTTTACGCTGCGAGAACTCCAGGACATTGTACAACAGCTCAGCCAAGAGAGAGATGCACTGTTGGTTAGGGTCAAAGATGTTACAGAGGAGAACAATACTCTGACGGAGAACATGGCACAACAACACCTGAAGCCCGAAGGTTCCCCAGGTGGAGACCAGAAACTCCAGGCATCTTTAGATGAACAAACAGCTTTATCCCGTGAGCTGAAACTATCTGTGGAGGAACTAACCAGGCAGAATGAGGAGACACTCGCCCAAATGCAGATGAATGAAGACACGACCCAAGACCTGAAGGAGATGGTCAACACACTGACTGAAGATCGAGACAAAATACAATCCCTGCTTCAGGTGCGAGAAGAGGAAATGCAAAAGCTGAACAATGACATAGCAAAAGAATTAgagaggctgctggaggagaaagagagagaggccctTTTGCTgacggaggagaaagagaaggagctgAAATGcttgagaaaagagaaggaggatgaggtgaaACATCTGAACGAGGAGGGgataaagatggaggagagcctgaaagaggaggtgaaaagAAGGCAGGAGACAGTAGCTGCCTTAGAGCAGACTATAAAAGGGCTTGCAGCAGAAAAGACTGACCTCCATCAGAAACTGGAAGAGGCGTCCTCAGAGCTCGCCAAAGCCCAGGAAGAAAGGGGGCTCTCTGGCTCCAAGCTGGCAGCCCTGGAGGctcagctggagcaggagacgTCTGACAAGCGTCACCTGGAGGTGAAGTTGAACTCTGCgtcagaggaagcagagcaggCCCACACCTCCAACAGCGCCCTGGAAGAGAAGATGAATGAAGTCGTCAAAAATTCCACCGATGAGGTCGAGAAGCTGCGAGCACGAGTAGATGAGCTGGAACAGGAGAGGGATCTTTTGAAATCTAGTGTTGAAGAGGcgcgaggggagaggagaccaGAGGAGGTTCAACACGAGCTCCAGGCCCACATCAAAgacctggagcaggagaggaactCGCTGAGATACAATGTGAAGGAGCTGGCAAAGGACAACGAAGGGCTGCAAAAAGACCTGCTGGAAACGAAGTCAGTCGGCGAGAAGATTAGCGAGGAGAACCAGACTCTGCAGGCTCGAATCTCTCTGATGactgaggagaaagagagagaggcccttttgctgaaggaggagaaagagaaggagctaaaacgcttgagaaaagagaaggaggatgaggtgaaACATCTGAACGAGGAGGGgataaagatggaggagagcctgaaagaggaggtgaaaagAAGGCAGGAGACAGTAGCTGCCTTAGAGCAGACTATCAAAGAGCTTGCCGCAGAAAAGACTGACCTCCATCAGAAACTGGAAGAGGCGTCCTCAGAGCTCGCCAAAGCCCAGGAAGAAAGGGGGCTCTCTGGCTCCAAGCTGGCTGCCCTGGAGGctcagctggagcaggagacgTCTGACAAGCGTCACCTGGAGGTGAAGTTGAACTCTGCgtcagaggaagcagagcaggCCCACACCTCCAACAGCGCCCTGGAAGAGAAGATGAATGAAGTCGTCAAAAATTCCACAGATGAGGTCGAGGAGCTGCGAGCACGAGTAGATGAGCTGGAACAGGAGAGGGATCTTTTGAAGTCTAGTCTTGAAGAGGcgcgaggggagaggagaccaGAGGAGGTTCAACACGAGCTCCAGGCCCACATCAAAgacctggagcaggagaggaacgCGCTGAGAAACAACGTGGAGGAGCTGGCAAAGGACAACGAAGGGCTGCAAAAAGACCTGCTGGATATGAAGTCAGTTGGCGAGAAGATTAGCGAGGAGAACCAGACGCTGCAGGCTCGAATCTCTCTGATGactgaggagaaagaagagaaggagaaaggggaaacagagaatgtggagaaagagagcggAGATCACAGAGAACAGCTGGTGGAGAAAGACTCGCTCATATCTCAGTTGAGGATTGAGATGGCTGCTCTACAG GAGTCTGCAGCCCAATCTGCTTCCTCTGGGGAAACTGCAGCCAATGAGATCACACAGAAAATAG CGATCctggagaaggaaaacaaagaaaagaacgACAAGATGCACAAAATCAAGGCGGTGGCCGTCAAGGCGAAAAAGGAGCTCGACGTCAGTAAGAAAGAG attGCAACCCTCAACGAGGAAGTGGAATCACTGAGGGCCGACAGGGAGAAGGTGAACAGCTCTATGAAAGACATCATCCATGGTGCTGAGGGCTACAAG AATCTGCAGATAGATTACGACAGGCAAACAGAGCAACTggataaggagagagagaaggtggaggcGGCAGAGAGACAGATTGCGGAGCTGACCAAACGACTCAGCAGTGCTgtcacacag AAGGAGACATTGAATGGTGAGAAAGAGGACCTGTTGGCTGGTGTGGAGACCATTAGGAGCACAGTGAGGCAGCTGGAGGCCCAGAaccaggagctgcagagacacTCGGCCAGTCTGGACAGAGACCTGCTGGCTGAGAGGGCGATGAAAGAACAGAAGATCAAG GACTTGTCATCTGCCAACAAGGAGGTAGAAGAGCTGACAGCCCAGCtccacaagcagcagcagcagtctcagCAGACTGCTCAGGAGTTGGAGCAGCTAcgcaag GAGGCGCAGCAGAACTCACTGATGGACATGGAGATGGCCGACTACGAGCGTTTGGTGAAGGACCTCAACACCAAACTCTCGGAGGGAGACAAGTGTGCTGATGAGTTGAAGACTCAGATAAACGTACTCTCCCAGAAGGAGGACGCGCTCAAGCAGGAAATCA AGGCTTTGAAGTCCCAGCTGGACCAGGGGGATGATAAGACCTCCAAGATGAAACAGCTGCTGGTGAAGACCAAGAAGGACTTGGCCGATGCCAAGAAACAG gaGAGCTCGCTCATGATGCTGCAGGCCTCTCTGACaggagagctggaggccaaCCAACAGCAGCTAGAAAGCTTAAAG ATTGAGGTGTGCGAGCTGTCGGCGGAGCGACATCgtcagcaggagcagctgaggTCGGCATCGGAACAGCAACAAAGAACCTGCAGCTCCCTGCAGCATCGCATCAACAgcctgctgcaggagagagacgaTGCTAAG GCTGAGCTTGTGGCAACAACTGGAGAGTTTGAGGGTTACAAGGTGCGAGTTCACAATGTGCTCAAGCAGCAGAAGACCAAAACCACGGCtcagagtgaaggagagactGGCAAACTGGAGAG GGAGCACCTGTCCTCTCAGGTAGACCAGCTGAAGTCCAGGCTGGCAGAAAGCCAGCAGAGCCTCCAGAGCAGCatggcagagctgcagcagctccagaacGAACATGACACTCTTCTGGAGAGACACAATAAAATCCTCCAGGAAACTGTGAGCAAGGAGGCCGAGCTCCGCGAGAG GCTGTTGTCAGTGCAGTCGGAGAACATGGCTCTGCGGTCAGACCTGTCCCAGGCTCAGGCCGACCTGTTGTCTCAGGTCGAGGCCCAGCGGCAGGCGTACAGGGAGCAGCTGAGGAAGGTGCAGGATGACCACCGAGCAACTGTGGAGACGCTGCAGAGTCAGCTGACCCGATTTGAGGAGCAACTCTTCACCCTGCAGAGCCAGAACA tttcagtgtcGGTCCAGTCCAGCCGTAAGCCACTGGCATCAGACCCCCTGCGCAGAAACacggaccagaaccagaccGGACTGGGACTAGTGGGCCTCAACGACCTTCAGTCTATGGCCAGGGAAGAGGGTGAGGGTATGGAGACGACTGAGAGTGAAAGCCCCTCTCCTGCACTCACACCCCTTCCCTCTCTGGAGCAGCTTCTCATGTCCCCGAATCCCAAACAAG AGCCGTTTGTGTGGACAGTGGAGCCGACCAAACAAGAGCTCAGCCAAAAGCTGACCACGGCTACCCGCAGCATGGAGCATATGAACAGCCTGCTGCACGAAACCGAGGCCACCAACGCCGTGCTCATGGAGCAGATCACA